The Palaemon carinicauda isolate YSFRI2023 chromosome 24, ASM3689809v2, whole genome shotgun sequence nucleotide sequence TGAGCAACATGCGATATCTGCTTATCAATATGTTTTGTCTTCTTGTTGTTCAATCTCAAATTCAACTGGCTTCGCGATTTACGCATCCAGTTTAGGTATCTGTAAAGATTATTGAAAATACAAGATATCGATAAAAAGTTGAAAGTCAAATGGAAAAGCGAAAAATTAAAGGTCGTATTGGAAAATAAACTGCTATctataagaaattagaaaaaaaacctgccttttaaaaaaaaaaagcaatttcaaCCCTTTGTCTATACGTCCATAGTGATAAAAAACCGAGGAGGCTGAGTATCTACGGACAATGTACACATAAAAATCATCCAAGCTGGTTGAACAGCCGGAAATTGAGTTCAGAGTCTATCATTCTTTACACAGAAATAATGGCAATTCCCTAAACTAATCAATATACACCATTAATcttgtacttttattattttaagatatcaccataaaaaacacaaatttaGGAGCACCGAATAGAAGGACGGAACCCCACAATAACAAAATTACACCAGTTGGAATATTGACAAACATTGGAGAAGCCTCAACGTGCAAGAGGCGATATTGCGTCCACGGTAAAGAGATGAACGGCTATGTGTGAAGGGAAGTTAGACGCACTATCAATTAAAAGAGTTTAACACTGTGAAAGGTAGCCACACACACAGTAAAGTAATATAATACTAAGAAGATGACGTATGAATGTTCCAATGACAGGCATAATTTTTTTTCCCTGGGGCCACAAGGCGAAGTAGAAATTTATGGCCATTTAAATTCATTTTTACTTTCGATGGTTAGTCATATGTGTGAATCATGAACTCACCTAACACTATTTTTTTCGCAattaaaaactattatatatatatatatatatatatatatatatatatatatatatatatatatatatatatatatatatacagtatatatattaactgggctccacacgaCGCTAGATGAGTTGGTAGACCTAGggctacaaggctgaggactatgaagcgtgaagtagatgatgatgaatagagaagaattgatttaaaagctcaagatagagacgactggcgatatatcatcgagcccctttgcgtcaataggcgtaggaggagatgatttacatatatatatatatatatatatatatatatatatatatatatatatatgtatatatatatatatatatatatacaaataaataatatatatgtatataaatataatgtatatgtatgtatacacacacacacacacacacacacatatatatatatatatatatatatatatatatatatatgtgtgtgtgtgtgtgtgtgtgtgtgtgtttgtgtgtgtgtgtgtgacactagTTAAAGTACCCAGTTTCCACAAAATGAGGGATATCTATTACAGAATACCAAGTTCCTACGGTGCAGGTTGGCTATTTTTTAATAAATGCTGTAAGttggttattatttttaataaagttCAAGTATTCTAAATTCATTCATGAATGAAAACGTTCTCCTTGGGATATGAAATTAAATTCCTGATATAATTTGCTTTTCCTTCCGCTAGGGCCGAGGAGGGTAACACATACCTGAGCTTTTAATAAGTGTTTACAAATTTCTCTTTCAGCAGCAAactaaattgattgaatttctctAAAAACTAACAATTTCGGGATAATTTGAAACAACTGAATTCTCCATTCCAATTTTCTATCATAAACGCGCAAAGAATCTTTagcttaacaataacaacaacaacaacaacaacaacaatattaatgataataataataattttatctgccTTAATATTTATAATCAAAACCATTTTCCACCCTACCCAAGAAAACAGACGAACCAACTAGATTAGAAGAATAGGAAATAAGTGATAGTTTTTAAAAATACACCCACAGGAATACCATCTCAAACATAGTGTAAAGATCTTTGATATACTTACTAAAGTAAGCAAAAGACTGACAGAGTTTCAAGTTGAAAAAAGGGACTCGACACAAAGAGGTAATTTCTTTTCTCCTTTTCCAGGTGGAATGTCATGGTGGCTAGAATGCTGTCACGCAGCTACGACATGGGTGCTGGGGACAGTGACATCAACCCGACAACCTCCTCTGGGAATTCGGACGTCCCCCAACACCCTCCGTCTCCTGCAAACCTCGCTCCCCCAACCCCCTCACGTTTGGACCCCCTCCAAACACCGTCACCACCGCTACATTCTCCAGTGCCAACCAAAATCCCTTCTGCTGTGCCTTCTACAGTGACGCCATCGCTCAATACCACTATCTCGGCTTCCACTTTCCACGTGATCAACGTCGCTCTCCACGCAGCCGTCACCGCCGCCTATGTGGGCGTCCTAAAATGTGCGGGCGTGAGTCCATGGGTGAGGTTAGGTGCTGGCGCCCTTTTCGCAGCTCACCCCGTGCACGTGGAAGCTGTGGCAGGGGTGGTGGGACGGGCGGAACTACTGGCCGCCCTCGCTTTCTGTTTAGCTCTCGCTGCCTACATCAAGTATCTTCGAGGGCGTGATGACACCGAGAGGGGatcagggggaggaggaggaggaagaggggaacCTGTGGGAGGATGGAGGAGGGCCAGCTGTGGTCATGGCTGTGGTTGTTGGGACGAGCATCAGAGACATAAATCCTTCGACCTGGCCAAGTCTCATTCGGGAGGGGAAAACAACGCCTGGCGGTGCATGCAAATCCCCTCGTGGGCATGGTTGATGGCCAGCGTGGGAGGTGCAGGCGTGGCCATGGCGTGCAAAGAACAGGGCGTGACTGCCTTGGGCGTGGCGCTTCTCTTCCATGTGGCTGTCATCGTTAGTAACACTCACCAGAGTAAGGTAAGGAAGACACGCACCAGAGAAGACATTCGACGTTTAGGAACTGACACGTCCATAAATCAAAACATAGAGTTCTTCCATTACTTCTCATGCTTACGTAGTtatcaaataaaatttcttataaagACATTTTGTGTAATGAGGGGAATGAATTGTTCCAAACACCAGGAacgtaaacatttatttattacttcagcgatacaaaataaaatattcggCGACATCCGTCATTTTCACAGGATTATCATAATCTATGAAAAATTGTGCATATAAcgaaaacccctctctctctctctctctctctctctctctctctctctctctctctctctctctctcataattttgcGTCCCTTTTAGGGATATTGGAATCCCAACCATCCAAACCCCCtcggaaaaaaatacataaaacgtTCGGGGCAGGCAAAATACGCATTAATCCATATTCCGATACCAATTTCCATAACAGTTTTAAAATCCCTTGCTTATTACAATGGGAGATGATAAATATTCATTATGATTATCGAGAAAGCCCCGTGGGAGCGCCGAAAATAATACCCAAAATTGTTCATTATCTAAccaaatacgctctctctctctctctctctctctctctctctctctctctctctctctctctctctctctatatatatatatatatatatatatgtatgtgtatatatatatatatatatatatatatatatgcacacacgagtCTACTCTAGTCAAAGCTCATTGGTATTATGTTTATAAGAAAAAGCTAGATAaggtaaaaaaagatattttaaaattcTTAGCTATTGTAGATTCAAAATAGCCCTGGCAGGTATTTCCTACGGTTACATTCAGAAGTGAACATATGAGCGGTTGCATCCTCTCTTTCCAACCCATGTTTATGGTCCCTGGTTGCACATCATCCTTATAACCCTCGGTTGAAGAAAAGGAAACATTACATTATACTGAGTCAGAACACAACATTATTCTAATTCGCCATTTGGGGTCACAAATCCACTATACTATAACTCAAAGTCAAAAGGCAGAGCCGGTCTATGTAAGATTGCGTAATTTTTCATGCTGAGCACATACGTTCTATGAAATACTGCATATGGTGACCCTGGAAGAAGATACACTATTATTCCAGACATGGCCTCTGGATGTGTAACTGGTTCAGGGGAAATTTATTACCGAGTAAACTACTGCCATATAAACATGTGTACAGATATGCTATAGACGTaagaaagaaacaaaacaaaacatgaaaATACATCTAAACTATTCGAAACAAATACGATATATAGGATTTATACAGTAGATGCTAGCTTAAGAACATTCAATATTAAATTTCAAATGAcgttcatttacaatctctagggaatgGAATCCTCACAAAAGATTTAAATATTATTAGATAATAATTTTCGTTGTCAATATAGGCTATAAACGAAAAATGTCACCAGTCATAGAGAAAATGAGAAACAACCCGAAAATTATGTAGATGAAGTTCACAGAATGCATCACACCTGGTAGCAGATGCACAAGGCTTTGCTTACAATTTTGTCGTTCCATATGAATAAAACATAACATAAATATCAAGAAATAAACTTTTCCTTGAACAATGAAATCACggttcttttgacaaaatagctacCATAGGTATAATTAGACATGCTGCTTaaccacacacaaaaacatacatatatctacactttttaacatacagtatatatttaaggtTTATAGGTGGAAACATGGATGACAATATAACGATGTAGCATTTTTTACCATTGAATAATATCATAACTAAGTGTCCCTATATCATTCCCTGTCTCACCATTCTCATTTATATGAATGTATCATTTGtctaaaatgatttcttattttacaGCCGGTACTCAGGGTCTTAATTCGGGAATTGTGGCCTGGATGTTTAGGAACGATATTGTTGTTGTGGGGTCGAGTGAGTGTGTCTTCATATACGCCAACGTTCACTCCGGCAGACAATCCTACAGCGCACGCGCCCTCTGTCTTCACAAGGGCATTTAGCATAGGCAGAGCGTGGGTCAATGCACGCTCGCCTCCTAGTATGGCCCGCCATCCTATCTTTTGATTGGTCGATGGGGGCAGTTCCCCTAGTGACCTCCATTTTTGACCCAGCCAATCTTGAGACCTTGATACTCTTGTCGACCCTTGCGGCGCTGGGCCGTGAAAGGAATGCGAGCGTGCTGGATGAGGAGGCAGAGAGGTCACAGCACGGTCAAAATCTATACATATCACAGCCACCATGCCTATCACGACCTGCTCAACAACAACATCCAACAGGGAGACATCTCCCATTCTTCGAAGGTCCATCACTACAGTCATCGTCACTCCAAAGAACGAGGACCATGGGAGTCCAAAAACCTCCAGTTAGTGCTCGCGTGGGCTCTTATGGTAGTGCCCTTCCTTCCAGCTTCCAACTTGGCTGCTTACGTGGGATTCGTAGTAGCAGAACGAGTCCTGTATCTGCCTTCCATGGGTGCCTCTCTCTTGGTGGCACTAGGGAGTCAAGCCTTATGGCACCACTTTAACAAAAGCTTTCATTCGTCAAGTAAGTACTTGAAAATATCACTTGAAACTATTATCCtcaaaagataatagaatattGGCTCATTAATCAAGATTGTTTAAAACAAACTAAACATTCATGAATCATATCCATTATTCTAAGTTATGTAAGGAATTTTTCTTAAAGTATATTTAATAAAGGCGGTCCTACCTATGATAAACAACACGTAATTTGCACTTAATATAGTCCAAATtcaattcattttgaaaataaaaaatctgtttcAATCACATACTTCAAGCAAAACAGTAAATTGCTTAGTTTTTTTAATTGCACATGAAATCAGTGAGCGCTTTTTCAAGTTTTCTGCTCTATCGTTGGAAGTGCAAAAACATCATATATCAGTAGATTCTTCTAAGATTTTATGAACGCCCAAAAAAATCTCTTGAATTGTAACACCATATAATTCATAAAAACCGAACACGACTTGATATTTTCGTTAGCGATTTATCATTactcaaattttatttattttcaagttgCAATTCCAGTCATTTTTGTTTCCAATAAATTTACGttgaaaactgagag carries:
- the LOC137618150 gene encoding protein O-mannosyl-transferase Tmtc3-like codes for the protein MKRVATTATTTTTKSKYNCNSSTSSSECHQSHHHHHHYHHHHHHHHRQNVRFSSSSSPLLLLLPPTPHLDRQWRRGGDGSGHFQVPRLSPQHSSDQQDLQRGERLPREIIYTRCSTSKDGGSSSPKLTNGIIYGGPILLAVALYLNTLQAGFVYDDHRAVLGNQDVVGSGPWWRVFEHDFWGSPLARKASHGSWRPVTTLSFRWNVMVARMLSRSYDMGAGDSDINPTTSSGNSDVPQHPPSPANLAPPTPSRLDPLQTPSPPLHSPVPTKIPSAVPSTVTPSLNTTISASTFHVINVALHAAVTAAYVGVLKCAGVSPWVRLGAGALFAAHPVHVEAVAGVVGRAELLAALAFCLALAAYIKYLRGRDDTERGSGGGGGGRGEPVGGWRRASCGHGCGCWDEHQRHKSFDLAKSHSGGENNAWRCMQIPSWAWLMASVGGAGVAMACKEQGVTALGVALLFHVAVIVSNTHQSKPVLRVLIRELWPGCLGTILLLWGRVSVSSYTPTFTPADNPTAHAPSVFTRAFSIGRAWVNARSPPSMARHPIF